A genomic region of Thermodesulfovibrio aggregans contains the following coding sequences:
- a CDS encoding 4Fe-4S dicluster domain-containing protein — protein sequence MKKYENFFFHAQLGIITCYNFIMPVFVKDSEKCVGCLICMFACSRAHQSAGLESSCIKVRSQGGISRGFSVFVCRGCEDPPCARACPEDALIVRKGGGVLLKEERCTGCGYCVKACILDAIGWKNEKNKPVICIQCGECAKSCHYKVLEFVRK from the coding sequence ATGAAAAAATATGAAAATTTCTTTTTCCATGCTCAACTTGGAATTATAACATGTTATAATTTCATTATGCCCGTTTTTGTAAAAGACAGTGAAAAATGTGTTGGATGTCTAATCTGCATGTTTGCTTGTAGCAGAGCACATCAATCTGCAGGACTTGAATCATCCTGTATAAAAGTAAGATCTCAGGGAGGAATATCAAGAGGTTTTTCAGTTTTTGTATGTCGTGGTTGTGAAGATCCACCCTGTGCCCGTGCCTGTCCTGAAGATGCATTAATAGTTAGAAAAGGTGGTGGTGTTTTGCTGAAAGAAGAAAGATGCACAGGATGTGGATACTGCGTAAAAGCCTGTATTCTTGATGCAATAGGTTGGAAAAATGAGAAAAACAAGCCTGTCATATGCATTCAATGTGGAGAATGTGCAAAAAGTTGTCATTATAAAGTTTTGGAGTTTGTAAGAAAATGA
- the mnmG gene encoding tRNA uridine-5-carboxymethylaminomethyl(34) synthesis enzyme MnmG → MYREKDFDIIVIGAGHAGCEAAHACAKMGFATALFTIYLDTIAQLSCNPAIGGLAKGHLVREIDALGGIMAKVTDMAGIQFRMLNRSKGPAVWSLRAQADRILYNVYMRKLLEATENLFIKQAMVEEIVVENGKVKGVITSLGVFYGARAVIVTPGTFLNGLIHIGLDSFEAGRAGEFPSKRLSDSLKKLGLKLGRLKTGTPPRIDAKTIDFSKTEEQWGDFPPPPFSYSTKEITNPQVPCYITYTNEKTHEIILKNLDRSPLYSGKIVGIGPRYCPSIEDKVVKFREKPRHQIFLEPEGLSRKEYYANGIPTSLPYDVQVAFVRTIPGLEDAEIMRPGYAIEYDFVYPTQITHTLEVKGIEGLYLAGQINGTSGYEEAAAQGLMAGVNAALKIKGKPPLILGRDEAYIGVLIDDLVTKGTQEPYRMFTSRAEFRLLLRHDNADLRLREYGFRIGLVDEETYEKFLKKKEALEREIKRLKTTIIKPSDELNRALTYAGTTPIEEATHLDKILKRPEINYEFIKRFAPSEESLTKEIEELVEIHIKYEGYIAKQMEQVERMKQFEEKIIPEDFDFNLPGLSKEVIQKLNEVRPRTIGQAMRIPGVTPAAISILMVAIQKGAFSRK, encoded by the coding sequence ATGTACAGGGAAAAAGATTTTGACATAATAGTTATTGGTGCAGGTCATGCAGGTTGTGAAGCAGCCCATGCATGTGCAAAAATGGGTTTTGCTACAGCTCTTTTTACAATTTATCTTGATACGATTGCTCAACTAAGCTGTAATCCTGCTATTGGAGGTTTAGCAAAAGGACATCTTGTAAGGGAAATTGATGCATTGGGTGGAATTATGGCAAAGGTAACTGACATGGCAGGAATTCAATTCAGGATGCTTAATCGATCAAAAGGACCTGCTGTCTGGTCTTTACGTGCTCAGGCTGATAGAATTCTCTACAATGTTTATATGAGAAAACTTCTTGAGGCAACAGAAAATCTCTTTATAAAGCAGGCAATGGTTGAAGAAATAGTTGTTGAAAATGGTAAAGTAAAAGGTGTTATTACTTCTCTTGGCGTTTTTTACGGAGCAAGGGCTGTTATAGTAACTCCAGGGACTTTTTTAAATGGATTAATTCACATCGGGCTTGATTCTTTTGAAGCCGGAAGGGCAGGCGAGTTTCCCTCAAAAAGATTGTCTGATTCTTTAAAAAAACTGGGATTAAAGCTTGGTAGACTTAAAACTGGTACTCCACCGAGAATTGATGCTAAAACAATAGATTTTTCAAAGACAGAGGAACAGTGGGGAGATTTTCCTCCACCACCTTTTTCCTATTCTACAAAAGAGATTACCAATCCACAGGTTCCATGTTACATTACCTACACAAATGAAAAAACTCATGAGATAATACTTAAAAATCTTGATCGTTCTCCGCTCTATAGTGGAAAAATTGTTGGTATTGGACCAAGATATTGTCCTTCTATTGAAGATAAAGTAGTAAAATTCAGAGAAAAGCCAAGACATCAGATATTCCTTGAACCAGAGGGATTAAGTAGAAAAGAATACTACGCAAATGGAATTCCCACTTCTTTACCATATGATGTTCAGGTTGCATTTGTAAGAACTATCCCAGGACTAGAAGATGCTGAGATAATGAGACCAGGATATGCAATTGAGTATGACTTTGTTTATCCAACTCAGATAACTCATACACTTGAAGTTAAGGGAATTGAAGGTCTATATTTGGCAGGTCAAATAAATGGAACAAGCGGATATGAAGAAGCTGCTGCTCAGGGATTGATGGCAGGAGTAAATGCAGCATTAAAAATAAAAGGTAAACCACCTCTTATTCTTGGCAGAGATGAAGCATACATAGGTGTTTTAATTGATGACCTAGTTACAAAGGGGACTCAGGAGCCCTACAGAATGTTTACCTCTCGGGCAGAGTTCCGTTTGCTTCTTAGACATGATAATGCAGATCTTAGACTTAGAGAGTATGGATTTCGTATTGGCTTGGTTGATGAGGAGACCTATGAAAAGTTTTTGAAGAAAAAGGAAGCTCTTGAAAGGGAGATCAAAAGATTAAAGACAACTATTATAAAACCTTCGGATGAGCTTAATAGAGCTTTAACATATGCAGGAACAACTCCTATTGAAGAAGCAACCCACCTTGATAAAATTCTTAAAAGACCTGAAATTAATTATGAATTTATCAAACGATTTGCACCTTCTGAGGAATCTCTAACAAAAGAAATTGAAGAACTTGTTGAGATTCACATTAAATATGAGGGCTATATTGCAAAACAGATGGAGCAGGTTGAAAGGATGAAACAGTTTGAAGAGAAGATTATTCCAGAGGATTTTGATTTCAATCTTCCTGGACTTTCAAAAGAGGTCATTCAAAAGCTCAATGAAGTAAGACCAAGAACAATAGGTCAAGCTATGAGAATTCCAGGAGTAACTCCAGCAGCTATATCTATTCTTATGGTAGCTATTCAGAAAGGTGCATTTAGTAGAAAATAG
- a CDS encoding NfeD family protein, which yields MIEKIKYAIFPLLILLLFSSAHAKEIIVLTVNGVINPPHAEYTIKGIKKAHETKAEAVIIQLDTPGGLDTSMRSIVKEMLNSQIPIIVYVSPKGARAASAGAFITLAAHIAAMAPGTNIGAAHPVAIGEKMDKTMAEKVTNDAVAYIKSIAKQRGRNIEWAEQAVRKSISSTETEALKLKVIDLIADDLDSLIKEINGMKVKTIYGEVTLNTKTAKINKIEMNFRERLLNFISDPNIAYILLMIGIYGIIFELSNPGAILPGVIGAISLILAFYSLQTLPINYAAAGLILLGVILFILELKFTSHGLLTLGGVICFILGSIMLFDTANPLFKLSLSVIIPVTAVTAMFFGILLRLAYKAHKRKPVTGVEELIGMKGIAKTDIDRQRGMVMVHGELWQAISDHEIKKDEEIIVEEVIGLTLKVRKAE from the coding sequence ATGATAGAGAAGATAAAATATGCAATCTTTCCTTTATTAATACTTTTACTCTTTTCATCAGCACATGCAAAAGAGATTATTGTGCTTACAGTAAACGGGGTGATAAATCCACCTCATGCTGAATATACAATTAAGGGAATAAAAAAAGCCCATGAAACAAAGGCAGAAGCAGTTATAATTCAACTTGACACACCAGGTGGGCTTGACACATCAATGAGAAGTATAGTTAAAGAGATGCTTAATTCTCAAATACCAATTATTGTATATGTTTCACCAAAGGGAGCCCGTGCTGCAAGTGCTGGAGCTTTTATAACACTTGCTGCTCATATAGCTGCTATGGCTCCTGGGACAAATATAGGTGCTGCCCATCCTGTAGCTATTGGAGAGAAAATGGATAAAACAATGGCTGAAAAAGTTACAAATGATGCAGTTGCTTACATTAAATCAATTGCTAAACAAAGAGGAAGAAATATTGAATGGGCTGAGCAAGCTGTAAGAAAAAGCATTTCATCCACTGAAACAGAAGCATTAAAACTCAAAGTAATTGATTTAATCGCTGATGATCTTGATAGTCTCATAAAAGAGATAAACGGAATGAAGGTAAAAACAATTTATGGAGAGGTTACTTTAAATACAAAAACAGCAAAAATAAACAAAATTGAGATGAACTTTAGAGAAAGGCTTCTTAACTTCATAAGTGACCCTAACATTGCTTACATTCTTTTGATGATTGGAATTTATGGCATAATATTTGAGCTCAGTAATCCAGGTGCTATACTACCAGGTGTAATTGGTGCAATCTCTTTAATTCTTGCCTTTTACAGTCTTCAAACACTTCCAATAAACTATGCTGCTGCAGGACTAATTCTTCTTGGTGTTATCTTATTTATTCTTGAGCTAAAGTTCACATCTCATGGACTTTTAACACTTGGAGGAGTTATATGTTTTATACTTGGTTCAATAATGCTTTTTGATACAGCAAATCCATTATTTAAGCTTTCTCTTTCTGTTATTATACCTGTAACTGCTGTAACAGCAATGTTTTTTGGAATTTTATTGAGACTTGCCTACAAAGCTCATAAAAGAAAGCCAGTTACTGGAGTGGAGGAACTAATTGGTATGAAAGGAATAGCAAAAACTGATATTGATAGACAAAGAGGTATGGTTATGGTTCATGGAGAACTTTGGCAGGCTATATCTGATCATGAAATAAAAAAGGACGAAGAAATCATAGTTGAAGAAGTAATAGGACTTACTCTTAAAGTGAGGAAAGCTGAGTGA
- a CDS encoding sigma 54-interacting transcriptional regulator has protein sequence MSFPVFRHTISRFRELLKEDGQRVSQLIRYDPIIAYLIFQEVNKPCGKVEITNFSQMVNYLGIDKIENLIIQRDLFLESEDLHIWIYGVLSGEISALISEKFSHIHRDEAFFAGLLPCLGLLFMMNEFPKYRSIIHFLIKLPIEDRVFLEEKVFGTNHIDTLRRNILCPPFKEVVNLLIKIFFEGNKDIKNAAPPKGSALQSFYDLALLADLSSYGAQALMFPSVVDNRELFIEFSKKYFRIKEPDSIEILQTAMDRFISVAQEFNVIEEIPFSTETFYQLKKFQFETKNPVFHNMIKKLFEENGKDKNIYIYGERAVGKRLLAAALYTDDNNPRKEKPFVMIFCDIEEEILEEEFFGIKEGYFGKKGKRGVLKNAEGGTLVIKEFDSMPISFQEKFEKAIKKGKFYRVGDINPVDFPDVKFILVGKEDIRIKAAKGEFSSSLIKLLNPVFLRIPPLRERREDVFYIAGEIVKKYNLKIEDKLSQPEIIEKLRTDPFPNNLRDLKRFLFLLYIQRLLKS, from the coding sequence ATGAGTTTTCCTGTATTCAGGCATACTATTTCAAGATTTAGAGAGCTTTTGAAAGAAGACGGACAAAGAGTTTCTCAATTAATAAGATACGATCCCATAATTGCCTATCTAATCTTTCAGGAAGTTAATAAACCCTGCGGAAAAGTAGAAATAACAAACTTTTCCCAGATGGTAAACTATCTTGGAATAGATAAAATTGAAAATTTAATCATTCAAAGAGATCTATTCCTTGAAAGTGAAGATTTACATATATGGATCTATGGAGTACTGAGTGGTGAAATTTCAGCTTTAATATCAGAAAAATTTTCTCATATTCACAGAGATGAAGCATTTTTTGCTGGACTTTTACCATGTCTTGGCTTACTTTTTATGATGAATGAGTTCCCCAAATACAGAAGCATAATTCATTTTCTGATAAAACTTCCAATAGAAGACCGAGTATTTCTTGAGGAGAAGGTCTTTGGAACAAATCATATAGATACTCTTAGGAGAAACATACTCTGTCCTCCCTTTAAAGAGGTGGTAAACTTATTGATTAAAATATTTTTTGAAGGAAATAAGGATATAAAAAATGCTGCTCCTCCAAAAGGCTCTGCACTTCAAAGTTTTTATGATTTAGCATTGCTTGCAGATCTTTCTTCCTATGGTGCTCAAGCGCTGATGTTTCCTTCAGTTGTTGACAATCGTGAATTGTTTATTGAATTCAGTAAAAAATATTTTCGCATAAAGGAGCCAGATTCAATTGAAATTCTTCAAACTGCTATGGATAGATTCATATCTGTTGCTCAGGAGTTTAATGTCATTGAAGAAATTCCTTTTTCTACAGAGACGTTCTATCAGCTTAAGAAATTCCAGTTTGAAACAAAAAATCCTGTTTTTCATAATATGATCAAAAAATTATTTGAAGAAAATGGTAAAGACAAAAATATTTACATCTATGGAGAAAGAGCTGTAGGGAAAAGACTTCTTGCTGCTGCTCTCTATACAGATGATAATAATCCTCGAAAAGAAAAACCATTTGTAATGATCTTTTGCGATATTGAAGAAGAAATATTGGAAGAGGAATTTTTTGGCATTAAAGAGGGATACTTTGGTAAAAAAGGAAAAAGAGGTGTATTAAAAAATGCAGAAGGAGGAACTCTTGTAATAAAAGAGTTTGACAGCATGCCAATAAGTTTTCAGGAAAAATTTGAAAAAGCTATCAAAAAAGGAAAGTTTTATAGAGTGGGAGATATAAACCCAGTTGATTTTCCCGATGTAAAATTCATTCTTGTTGGGAAAGAGGATATCAGAATAAAAGCAGCTAAGGGTGAGTTCTCAAGCTCTCTTATTAAGCTTTTAAATCCTGTTTTTTTAAGAATTCCTCCATTAAGAGAAAGAAGAGAGGATGTTTTTTATATTGCCGGGGAGATTGTTAAAAAATACAATTTAAAAATTGAAGACAAACTCTCCCAGCCAGAAATCATAGAAAAGCTGCGAACTGATCCATTCCCAAATAATCTCAGGGATTTAAAAAGATTTCTATTCCTTCTTTACATTCAAAGGCTTCTTAAATCTTAA
- a CDS encoding glycosyltransferase family 39 protein → MLFFTQIGWILWFPVFLYMIFRYFRERDYIEIASLITAITLCVFISDWFSLEIKNIVQRVRPCHVEYFRGVVGCTASYSFPSNHAANSLAVATVLILFGKRIWKTKLVLLYIISVALFICLSRLYLGVHWLTDVLGGALIGLIIGVGVSKATLSVVNMKRFFYFFLVIISLFRIYFILHGPLDLSPDEAHYWEWSRRLDLSYYSKGPMIAYLIAFSTYLFGDNPFGVRIFAVVCSFLSSIFLYKIGKKLFDEKTGYISGILFQLIPLFSTFGVLFTIDSPFILFWIVSLYFLMIAIERGKVYWLILGFFIGLGLLTKYTMAFFFVCMLIYLIKRENSLRTALTNPWLYGCVIVSLVVFSPVIIWNAQHEWVTLKHTAGQAHIYDGLRISLKYFAEFIGSQLIVLTPLIFILGFYLIIKPLKLQLDEKRFFNTPWFLISFSMPIFIFFLLKSIQGKVQANWAMPAYIPFLIVIAYALTHKVYKKLIMLTVLMAIIFTIFNYALPYLNLPEKVDPSQRLKGWKELGLKVSDIKKELEKSGKVVIFSDRYQISSELAFYTQGNPIVYCINLGRRMNQYDLWQSINSELNGKTVHGIYVVYGQKDMPELYVSSAFESCNSEHFTVYKKRVKIRDYTIFRCYNFKGMQLKLPESY, encoded by the coding sequence ATGCTTTTTTTTACTCAGATAGGATGGATACTGTGGTTTCCAGTATTTCTTTACATGATATTTAGATACTTCAGGGAAAGGGACTACATAGAGATTGCCTCTTTAATTACAGCTATCACATTATGTGTATTTATTTCTGACTGGTTTTCTCTTGAAATTAAAAATATTGTTCAGAGAGTTCGTCCCTGCCATGTGGAGTATTTTAGAGGAGTCGTTGGATGCACAGCTTCTTATAGTTTTCCTTCAAATCATGCAGCAAATTCTCTGGCTGTGGCTACTGTTTTAATATTATTCGGTAAAAGAATATGGAAAACTAAGTTGGTTTTACTCTATATTATTTCAGTAGCCCTGTTTATATGTTTATCAAGGCTTTATCTTGGAGTTCACTGGCTGACAGATGTGCTGGGTGGTGCTTTAATTGGATTAATTATTGGGGTTGGAGTTTCTAAAGCCACGTTATCAGTGGTAAATATGAAAAGATTTTTTTACTTTTTTCTCGTAATTATAAGCCTTTTCAGAATTTATTTTATTCTTCATGGACCATTAGACCTTAGCCCTGATGAAGCCCATTACTGGGAGTGGTCAAGAAGACTTGACCTAAGTTATTACTCAAAGGGCCCTATGATTGCCTATTTGATAGCTTTTTCTACTTATCTCTTTGGTGATAATCCTTTTGGAGTGAGAATTTTCGCAGTTGTTTGTTCCTTTTTGAGTAGCATTTTTCTATACAAAATTGGCAAAAAACTTTTTGATGAAAAAACAGGATACATAAGCGGGATTCTTTTTCAGTTAATCCCTCTTTTTTCAACCTTCGGAGTTCTTTTTACAATTGATAGTCCTTTTATTTTGTTCTGGATTGTTTCACTGTATTTTCTAATGATTGCAATAGAAAGGGGAAAAGTTTACTGGTTAATTCTTGGATTTTTCATTGGGCTTGGGCTTCTTACCAAGTATACGATGGCATTTTTCTTTGTCTGTATGCTTATCTATCTAATAAAGAGAGAAAATTCTCTAAGAACTGCTTTAACAAATCCGTGGCTTTATGGATGCGTGATAGTTTCTTTAGTCGTATTTTCTCCAGTCATAATCTGGAATGCTCAGCATGAATGGGTTACACTTAAACACACTGCAGGACAGGCTCATATTTATGATGGATTGAGAATTTCACTTAAATATTTTGCAGAATTTATTGGTAGTCAACTCATTGTCTTAACTCCTTTGATTTTTATTCTTGGTTTTTATTTAATAATTAAACCTTTGAAACTTCAGCTTGATGAAAAGAGATTTTTTAACACCCCCTGGTTTCTTATATCTTTCTCAATGCCCATTTTTATTTTCTTTTTACTTAAAAGCATACAGGGAAAAGTTCAGGCAAACTGGGCAATGCCAGCCTATATTCCTTTTTTGATTGTTATTGCTTATGCTCTAACTCATAAGGTTTATAAAAAACTTATTATGTTAACAGTGTTGATGGCAATTATTTTTACAATTTTTAACTATGCTTTGCCCTATCTAAATCTTCCAGAAAAAGTTGATCCTTCTCAGAGGCTTAAAGGTTGGAAAGAACTTGGATTAAAGGTGTCAGATATAAAAAAAGAGCTTGAAAAAAGCGGAAAAGTGGTTATTTTCTCTGACAGATATCAGATTTCAAGCGAACTTGCTTTTTATACACAAGGTAATCCAATTGTTTACTGTATAAATCTTGGAAGAAGAATGAATCAATATGATCTTTGGCAGTCAATAAATAGTGAACTTAATGGTAAAACAGTCCATGGAATTTATGTTGTTTATGGACAAAAAGATATGCCCGAGCTTTATGTTTCATCAGCATTTGAAAGCTGTAATTCAGAGCATTTTACAGTTTATAAAAAAAGAGTTAAAATTAGAGATTATACAATTTTTAGATGTTACAATTTTAAAGGCATGCAACTAAAATTACCAGAAAGTTACTAA
- a CDS encoding lysylphosphatidylglycerol synthase transmembrane domain-containing protein: MKKYIKFFIRFTVTVLLILYLFKKIEVKHVLNHLFLINPLIFLSASLLYILSSYISTLRWKIFLSNEVKVSELFSLYLIGSFFNNVLPGIIGGDVVKIFMIKEKVGLKKAFASVFMERYTGLCALLLISFIFFCLFYKKLPQNILIWSVPAGFLLFILGTIFLLLIGKTKFFREFHDYILTFNKNQILQALFYSFLVQFTVILSVYVIFLGVGISVSFFEVCIFLPIIILISMLPISLSGIGVREWSFILFFGKSFGDTPIVAVSFLWFLSQVFASFTGGVEYLRFKKPLNVKKE, encoded by the coding sequence TTGAAAAAATACATAAAATTTTTCATCCGTTTTACAGTAACTGTTTTATTGATTTTATACCTTTTTAAGAAAATTGAAGTTAAACATGTTTTAAATCATCTTTTTCTGATAAATCCATTAATTTTTTTGTCTGCTTCTCTTCTATACATTCTTTCATCATACATATCAACGCTGAGATGGAAAATTTTTTTATCAAATGAAGTAAAAGTATCAGAGCTTTTTTCTCTTTATCTGATCGGTTCATTTTTTAATAATGTTTTACCCGGAATCATAGGAGGAGATGTAGTAAAAATTTTCATGATAAAAGAAAAAGTTGGACTTAAAAAGGCTTTTGCCTCAGTTTTTATGGAAAGATATACAGGACTTTGTGCTTTATTATTAATTAGCTTTATATTTTTCTGTTTGTTCTATAAAAAGCTTCCACAGAATATTCTTATATGGAGTGTGCCAGCAGGTTTTTTGCTTTTTATATTAGGTACTATTTTTCTTTTATTGATTGGAAAAACTAAATTTTTTAGAGAATTTCATGATTATATTTTGACTTTTAATAAAAATCAGATATTGCAGGCGCTTTTTTACTCTTTCCTTGTTCAGTTTACTGTAATCCTCTCTGTTTATGTGATTTTTCTCGGAGTTGGGATTTCGGTTTCTTTTTTTGAAGTATGTATTTTCTTGCCGATTATTATACTTATTTCAATGCTTCCTATATCTCTATCAGGTATTGGAGTGAGAGAATGGAGTTTTATTTTATTTTTTGGAAAATCCTTTGGTGATACTCCGATTGTAGCAGTCTCCTTTTTATGGTTTCTTTCTCAAGTTTTTGCTTCTTTTACTGGCGGAGTTGAGTATTTAAGATTTAAGAAGCCTTTGAATGTAAAGAAGGAATAG
- a CDS encoding glycosyltransferase family 2 protein, which produces MDLSVVIPLYNEEENINELHKKLTETLSKLSITYEIIYIDDGSTDNTLKYLEEIQKKDSHVVVLSFRRNFGQTAAFAAGFDFTRGDVVITMDGDLQNDPADIPKFLEAIKDADLVSGWRKKRKDPFLSRRLPSIIANWLIGKVTGVRIHDYGCSLKAYRREVVKNLRLYGEMHRFIPALASWYGVKIKEIEVQHHPRYRGKSKYGIGRTIKVLLDLVTVKFLHSFSTKPIQFFGPIGVLFMVLGAAIVGYLVLLKILYGISIGGRPLLLGGFFSVLIGLNFIGMGLLGEMIVRVYHETQKKPIYILKKILGPGD; this is translated from the coding sequence ATGGATCTCTCAGTAGTGATACCCCTTTATAATGAAGAAGAAAATATAAATGAACTTCATAAGAAACTAACAGAAACTTTAAGTAAACTATCAATCACCTATGAAATTATTTATATTGACGATGGAAGCACAGACAATACATTGAAATATCTTGAAGAGATTCAAAAAAAGGACTCCCATGTTGTTGTTTTAAGTTTCAGAAGAAATTTCGGTCAGACCGCAGCCTTTGCAGCAGGATTTGATTTTACAAGAGGAGATGTTGTAATTACAATGGATGGAGACTTACAGAATGATCCAGCTGATATTCCAAAGTTTCTTGAAGCAATCAAGGATGCTGACTTGGTAAGTGGCTGGAGAAAAAAAAGAAAAGACCCCTTTTTATCAAGAAGACTTCCTTCAATTATAGCAAACTGGCTTATTGGAAAGGTTACAGGAGTAAGAATTCATGACTATGGATGTTCTTTAAAGGCTTACAGAAGAGAGGTTGTAAAAAATTTAAGGCTTTATGGAGAAATGCACAGATTCATTCCAGCCCTTGCAAGCTGGTATGGAGTGAAAATAAAAGAGATTGAAGTTCAACATCATCCAAGATACAGAGGAAAATCCAAATATGGAATAGGAAGAACAATTAAGGTGCTTTTGGACCTTGTCACTGTAAAATTCTTACACAGTTTTTCAACAAAGCCAATTCAGTTCTTTGGTCCAATTGGAGTTTTATTTATGGTGCTTGGTGCTGCAATTGTTGGATATCTTGTTTTACTTAAAATCCTTTATGGAATCTCCATAGGTGGAAGACCTCTTCTTCTTGGTGGATTCTTTTCTGTTTTGATAGGACTTAATTTTATTGGCATGGGACTTCTTGGAGAGATGATAGTAAGAGTCTATCATGAAACTCAGAAAAAACCAATTTATATTTTAAAGAAAATTCTGGGACCGGGAGATTGA
- a CDS encoding aldehyde ferredoxin oxidoreductase family protein — MIKDDPLKRVLYIDLTKKRFWIEERPDLFTHYIGGCGVAIKLLDENCSPDTHPFSSDNPIVFAVGPLTGLFPIASKTVAMFKSPHTGNLGESHAGGRSAIAIRMAGYGAIVIKGRSERPCYISIHDNKVFFRDATTLWGLEESAGKIIRNREPGAGLRTIMRIGPAGERLISFACVTLETYRHFGRLGLGAIFGSKNLKAVLITGKRDLPVTDFKEYKNLYLDLIRQLSESEKMKKYHELGTPANVLPLSFSKGIPIKNLLDTELRGIENISGENFAQRYLARRVACAHCPVACVHLAALRKPYEDEAYFYRTVYLSYDYELIYALGSMLGITECEDVLKLIEIVEDMGVDAISTGVTLAWITEAFEKGIINEKQTEGIIPQWGKVDSYIELVRKIVYSEAEFFKDVAKGIDFVSSKYGGKDFALTYGKNEMPGYHTGLAAHLGYLFGARHSHLDSAGYAIDKEAMIKPVTAEQLVEKILNEEQWRQILSSLVICFFGREIYTPEIVLKCLKIAGFNLNEEEILRIGKKIYANKYSFKINSGFDIENLTLPKRVFETPSSNGLLDKDFSDRAITLLKENIKSLL; from the coding sequence ATGATTAAAGATGATCCTTTAAAAAGAGTTCTTTATATTGACTTAACGAAAAAGAGATTCTGGATTGAGGAAAGACCTGATCTTTTCACACATTATATTGGTGGTTGCGGAGTCGCCATAAAACTTCTTGATGAAAACTGCTCTCCAGATACACATCCATTTTCTTCTGATAATCCGATTGTCTTTGCGGTAGGACCGTTAACTGGACTTTTCCCTATAGCATCCAAGACTGTAGCAATGTTTAAATCGCCTCATACGGGAAATCTTGGTGAATCCCATGCAGGAGGTAGAAGTGCTATTGCTATCAGAATGGCAGGATATGGAGCAATAGTTATCAAAGGAAGAAGTGAAAGACCGTGCTATATTTCAATCCATGACAATAAAGTATTTTTCAGGGATGCAACAACACTTTGGGGATTAGAAGAATCTGCAGGAAAAATAATTAGAAATCGTGAACCCGGTGCCGGGCTAAGAACCATAATGAGAATTGGACCCGCAGGTGAACGCCTCATAAGCTTTGCCTGTGTAACTCTTGAAACCTACAGACATTTTGGAAGACTTGGGCTTGGAGCTATATTTGGAAGCAAAAATCTTAAGGCTGTGCTTATTACTGGTAAAAGAGACCTGCCTGTAACAGATTTTAAAGAATACAAAAATCTTTATTTGGACCTCATCCGTCAACTTTCAGAATCTGAAAAGATGAAAAAATATCATGAACTTGGTACACCTGCAAATGTTTTACCCTTAAGTTTTTCAAAAGGAATTCCAATAAAAAATCTCCTCGATACCGAACTCAGAGGAATTGAAAACATCTCAGGTGAAAACTTTGCTCAGAGATATCTTGCAAGAAGAGTCGCCTGTGCTCACTGCCCTGTTGCCTGTGTTCACCTTGCTGCATTGAGAAAGCCCTATGAAGATGAAGCATACTTTTACAGAACTGTTTATCTATCTTACGACTATGAACTTATATATGCGCTTGGTTCAATGTTAGGAATTACTGAATGCGAAGATGTCTTAAAATTAATTGAAATTGTTGAAGATATGGGAGTTGATGCTATATCAACAGGTGTGACTCTTGCATGGATAACAGAGGCTTTTGAAAAAGGAATAATAAACGAAAAGCAAACCGAAGGAATTATTCCACAGTGGGGAAAAGTTGACTCCTACATTGAATTGGTAAGAAAAATCGTTTACAGTGAAGCAGAATTTTTCAAAGATGTTGCCAAAGGAATTGATTTTGTATCTTCAAAATACGGTGGAAAAGATTTTGCTTTAACTTATGGTAAAAACGAAATGCCAGGTTATCACACAGGATTAGCAGCACATCTTGGATACTTATTTGGTGCAAGGCACAGTCATCTTGATTCTGCTGGATATGCAATCGACAAAGAGGCAATGATAAAGCCTGTAACTGCAGAACAATTGGTTGAAAAAATTCTCAATGAAGAACAGTGGAGACAGATTTTGTCTAGCCTTGTAATATGCTTTTTTGGAAGAGAGATTTATACTCCAGAAATCGTGCTTAAATGTTTAAAAATTGCAGGATTTAATTTAAATGAAGAAGAAATTTTAAGAATCGGTAAAAAAATCTATGCTAATAAATACAGTTTTAAAATCAACTCTGGTTTTGATATTGAAAATTTAACTCTGCCAAAAAGAGTATTTGAGACTCCTTCAAGCAATGGATTGCTTGACAAAGATTTTTCAGACAGGGCAATAACATTACTAAAAGAAAATATCAAAAGTTTGTTATAA